In Solanum lycopersicum chromosome 5, SLM_r2.1, the following are encoded in one genomic region:
- the LOC101264422 gene encoding adenylate kinase 4 — translation MAASLEDVPSESLMSEVLRRLRCSSKPDKRLILIGPPGSGKGTQSPIIKDEYCLCHLATGDMLRAAVAAKTPLGIKAKEAMNNGELVSDDLVVGIIDEAMKKPSCQKGFILDGFPRTVVQAEKLDEMLQKQGSKIDKVLNFAIDDAILEERITGRWIHPSSGRSYHTKFQPPKVPGVDDVTGEPLIQRKDDTAEVLKSRLDAFHRQTEPVINYYSTKGVVASLHAEKPPKEVTSEVKHVLSS, via the exons ATGTTCCTTCAGAAAGCCTAATGTCTGAAGTTCTCCGCCGTCTCAGATGTTCTTCTAAGCCTGACAAACGTCTCATTCTCATAG GTCCACCGGGATCTGGAAAAGGTACACAATCTCCTATCATAAAGGATGAATACTGCTTGTGCCATTTGGCCACCGGTGATATGCTCAGAGCTGCTGTTGCTGCTAAAACTCCACTTGGGATTAAGGCAAAGGAAGCTATGAACAAT GGTGAACTTGTGTCGGATGACTTAGTTGTTGGTATAATTGATGAAGCAATGAAGAAACCTTCATGTCAAAAAGGCTTCATTCTTGATGGTTTCCCAAGGACAGTGGTTCAAGCAGAAAAG CTAGATGAGATGCTTCAGAAGCAGGGGTCCAAGATTGATAAGGTGCTCAATTTTGCAATTGATGATGCAATCTTGGAAGAGCGGATCACAGGCCGGTGGATTCACCCTTCAAGTGGTAGATCTTATCACACCAAATTCCAACCCCCAAAAGTTCCTGGCGTCGATGAT GTCACTGGAGAGCCTTTAATTCAACGGAAAGATGATACTGCTGAGGTTCTTAAATCAAGGCTAGATGCATTTCACCGTCAAACTGAGCCG GTAATCAATTATTATTCCACCAAAGGTGTTGTTGCAAGTCTTCATGCTGAGAAACCACCAAAGGAAGTTACTTCTGAGGTTAAACATGTGTTGTCTTCTTGA
- the LOC101264119 gene encoding urease isoform X4 yields the protein MKLAPREIEKLMLHNAGYLAQKRLARAQLLNCTEAVAVIATQVLEFVRDGDKSVAELMDIGRQLLGRRQVLPTVPHLLDCVQVEGTFPDGTKLITIHDPIACENGNLDLALHGSFLPVPPLEKFPVIEDSKIPGQMCFGGGLIVLNPQREAVILKVTNTGDRPIQVGSHYHFIEVNPSLIFDRKRAHGMRLNIPAGAATRFEPGETRSVVLIGISGKKVIRGGNAIADGPVDDAKVMTLMEALSEGGFGHLEETNPREGVVGEESCFSFSMTHEEYAKMFGPTTGDRIRLGDTDLFAEIEKDYGIFGDECVFGGGKVLRDGMGQACGYAPADCLDTVITNAVVIDYTGIFKCDIGIKDGHIVSLCKAGNPDVMDSNAIIGVNTEVIAGEGMIVTAGAIDCHVHFICPQLAYEAISSGITTMVGGGTGPAHGTRATTCTPGHVHMELMLQSTDEIPLNFGFTGKGNSSKADGLHEIIKAGAMGLKLHEDWGTTPAAIDMCLSVADQYDIQVNIHTDTLNESGFVEHTIAAFKGRTIHTYHSEGAGGGHAPDIIKVCGVKNVIPSSTNPTRPFTSNTVDEHLDMLMVCHHLSKNSREDIAFAESRIRAETIAAEDILHDMGAISIISSDSQAMGRIGEANLTNYWFFSGYHLLRASKQNDWYMYNHISILQ from the exons ATGAAGTTGGCTCCTAGAGAAATAGAGAAATTGATGCTACATAATGCTGGTTATCTTGCTCAAAAACGTCTTGCTCGAGCTCAACTTCTTAACTGTACTGAAGCCGTTGCTGTTATTGCAACTCAG GTCTTAGAATTTGTACGTGATGGAGATAAGAGTGTGGCTGAGCTGATGGACATAGGGCGACAATTACTGGGAAG GAGACAAGTTCTTCCAACTGTTCCTCATCTGTTGGATTGTGTTCAG GTAGAGGGGACCTTTCCAGATGGAACAAAATTAATCACCATCCATGACCCTATAGCATGTGAAAATGGAAATCTGGATCTAGCTCTGCATGGTTCTTTCCTTCCTG TTCCTCCTCTGGAAAAGTTTCCAGTGATAGAAGATAGCAAAATTCCTGGCCAGATGTGCTTTGGAGGTGGACTTATTGTCCTTAATCCTCAAAGAGAGGCAGTAATTCTCAAAGTCACTAATACAGGTGACAGACCGATTCAG GTTGGCAGCCACTACCACTTTATCGAGGTCAATCCATCCTTGATATTTGATCGAAAGAGAGCACATGGCATGCGTCTAAATATACCTGCAGGAGCAGCCACGAGATTTGAA CCAGGAGAAACAAGAAGTGTTGTTCTTATTGGGATTAGTGGCAAAAAAGTGATTAGAGGAGGTAATGCAATTGCTGATGGTCCAGTTGATGATGCAAAAGTTATGACATTAATGGAAGCTCTAAGTGAAGGAGGATTTGGTCATTTGGAAGAGACAAATCCAAG GGAAGGTGTTGTAGGAGAAGAATCTTGCTTTTCGTTTTCGATGACTCATGAGGAGTATGCCAAAATGTTTGGCCCCACTACTGGAGACAGAATACGTCTGGGGGACACTGACCTGTTTGCTGAAATTGAGAAAGACTATGGTATCTTTGGTGATGAGTGCGTGTTTGGGGGTGGAAAAGTTCTAAGAGATGGAATGGGTCAGGCATGTGGATATGCTCCAGCAGATTGTTTGGATACTGTTATAACAAATGCTGTAGTGATTGACTATACAGGAATTTTCAAGTGTGATATTGGAATTAAAGATGGTCATATTGTTTCCCTTTGTAAGGCAGGTAACCCAGATGTGATGGATAGTAATGCGATAATTGGG GTTAACACTGAGGTTATTGCAGGTGAAGGAATGATTGTAACAGCAGGAGCTATAGATTGTCATGTGCACTTTATATGCCCTCAACTGGCATACGAGGCAATATCAAGtg GAATCACTACAATGGTGGGAGGTGGTACAGGGCCTGCTCATGGGACACGTGCAACCACTTGTACACCGGGACATGTGCACATGGAATTGATGTTGCAGTCAACAGACGAAATTCCCCTAAATTTTGGTTTCACTGGAAAA GGTAACAGTTCCAAGGCTGATGGTCTACATGAAATAATCAAAGCTGGAGCAATGGGACTGAAGCTTCATGAGGACTGGGGAACTACTCCTGCTGCTATAGATATGTGCCTATCTGTTGCCGATCAATATGATATTCAG GTCAACATCCATACTGACACCTTGAATGAATCTGGATTTGTTGAGCATACAATTGCTGCTTTTAAAGGTCGCACCATACATACATATCACAG TGAAGGTGCTGGTGGTGGACATGCTCCGGATATAATCAAAGTTTGTGGTGTAAAGAATGTAATTCCCTCATCAACCAATCCAACACGTCCATTCACTTCAAATACAGTGGACGAGCACCTTGACATGCTG atggtatgccatcatcttaGCAAGAACTCCCGAGAGGATATAGCTTTTGCTGAATCCCGGATTCGGGCTGAAACAATTGCTGCAGAAGACATTTTGCATGATATGGGAGCAATTAGCATAATATCTTCTGATTCACAAGCCATGGGTCGAATTGGAGAG GCAAACTTAACCAATTATTGGTTTTTTTCAGGATATCATCTGTTAAGGGCCAGTAAACAGAATGACTGGTATATGTATAATCACATCAGCATACTGCA